GGCCCTTCTGGCGGCCGAATCCCTTGACCTCGGTGACCGTCATGCCGGTGATACCGACCTCGGCAATGGCCTCGCGCACGTCATCAAGCTTGAACGGCTTGATGATGGCCTCGATTTTCTTCATCCAGTCTTCTCCGCTAATTCGTGGAGGCGTGAGTGTATCAGGCGATCGGTCAGTGCGACTGACGACCGAATCCGGACGTGATGGGATAGCGCCGGTCACGGCCGAAGGCCTTGGTCGTCACTTTGACGCCCGGCGCCGACTGACGGCGCTTGTATTCATTGCGATGGAGCAGTTTAACGACCTTCAGGACCGTCTCGCGGTCGTGGCCCTGCGCGACGAGATCGTCGATCCCGGCGTCATCCTCGACATAACCCGCCAGAATGCTGTCGAGCTCGGCGTAATCCGGCAGGCTGTCGCTATCTTTCTGATCCGGCGCGAGCTCGGCACTCGGCGCGCGGGTAAGAATCCGCTCCGGGATGACCGGTTCCTGGGCATTGCGATAGGCGGCCAGGCGGTAGGCCTCGGTCTTGAAGATATCCTTGAGCGGCGAGAACCCGCCCACCATGTCGCCGTAGAGCGTGGAATAGCCCACCGCCATCTCGCTCTTGTTGCCCGGTGCGAGCACCAGGCCGCCGAGCTTGTTGGACACGGCCATCAGCAGCGTCCCGCGGATCCGTGACTGGAGGTTCTCCTCGGTGACATCCGCCGGCCGGTCACCGAAGATCGGCTCGAGGGTCTCGCGGAAACCGTCGAACACCGATTCGATGGGCACCGTGTCGTAGCGCACGCCCAGCGCCTCGGCGAGGGCAGCGGCGTCGGTCCGGCTCATGTCGGCGGTGTAGCGCGTGGGCATCATCAGGCAGTGCACCCGCTCCGGGCCCAGGGCATCGGCGGCGACACAGGTCACCAGTGCCGAGTCGATCCCTCCGGAGAGGCCGATGACGACGCTCGGGAAGCCATTCTTCTCGACGTAGTCACGCACGCCCCAGACCAGCGCCTCGTAGACCACCGCCTCGGCGGAGAGCGATGGCTCGATCGCCCCCTCCAGCGGGGTCCAGCGGCCGTGGATGCGCTCCATGTCCACCGGGTACAGCCCCGTGTCGAAATGCGGCGCGCGCGCCATCAGGTCGCCCTCGCCGTCGAAGGCGCAGGAGCCGCCGTCGTAGACGACCTCGTCCTGACCGCCGGCCATGTTGCAGTAGAGGATCGGCAGGCCGGTCTCGGCGACGCGGTCGCGCAGCACCGATTCCCGGGCGGCGCTCTTGTAGTGATCGAACGGCGAGGCGTTGAGGTTGACGACCACATCCGCGCCGGCATCCGCCGCCTGGTTCACCGGGCCGCGATGCCAGGCGTCTTCGCAGATGGTGACGCCGACCCGGCAGCCGTCCACGTCCACCACGCAGGGCGAGGTGCCCGGCGTGAAATAGCGCAGGTCGTCGAACACGCCGTAGGTCGGCAGCTCCTGCTTGGCGTAATGATCGACCACCGCGCCGTCACGGATGACGCAGGCGGCGTTGTAGAGATGGCCGTCCGCGAGCTGCGGGGCGCCGACGATCACCGTGATGCCGCGGGTGGCGGTGGCGATTCGCTCGAGACCCTCCTCCACGGCGGTGATGAAATCCGAGCGCAGCAGCAGGTCGTCCGGCGGATACCCGGTGAGCGTGAGCTCCGGGAAACACACCAGCCGCGCGCCCAGCCGGTCGCGGGCCTCGGTCGCGGCCTCGATCACGGCATCGGTGTTCCCCGCCACATCTCCGACGAGGAGATTGAGCTGGGCCATCGCGAATCGCAGGCGATCGTTCATGCGTCAGCCGGTGAAGGCATCGCTCACCCGCTGACCGATCTCGGCCGGCGAGCGCACGGTGGCCACACCGGCCCGCTCGAGCGCACCGAACTTGTCGTCGGCGGTGCCCTTGCCACCGCTGATGATCGCGCCGGCATGCCCCATGCGCTTGCCCGGGGGCGCCGTGACACCGGCGATGTAGGCCACCACCGGCTTGCGGACATGGGCCTGGATGTACTCCGCGGCCTCTTCCTCGGCGGTGCCACCGATCTCGCCCACCATGACGATGCCCTTGGTGTGGCGATCGGCCTCGAAGCGCGAGATGACGTCGACGAAGCTCATGCCCTGGATCGGGTCGCCGCCGATGCCCACGCAGGTGCTCTGGCCCATGCCGATATCGGTGGTCTGCTTGACCGCCTCGTAGGTCAGCGTCCCCGAGCGCGAGACGATCCCGATCGATCCGGCCATGTGGATATGGCCCGGCATGATGCCGATCTTGCACTGATCCGGCGTGATGATGCCGGGGCAGTTGGGGCCGATCAGCGTCGCGTCGTAGAAGTCCAGCGCCGCCTTGACCTTGAGCATGTCGAGCACCGGGATGCCCTCGGTGATGCAGGCGATGACCTTGATGCCCGCCTCGGCGGCCTCGAGGATCGCGTCGGCGGCGAAGGCGGCCGGTACGTAGATCATCGAGGCATCGGCGCCGGTGCCGTCCACGGCGTCACGCACCGTATTGAACACCGGGCGATCGAGATGCGTCTCCCCGCCACGGCCCGGCGTGGTGCCGCCGACGATGTTGGTGCCGTAGGCAATGCACTGCTCGGCGTGGAAGGTGCCCTGCTTCCCGGTGAAGCCCTGGACAATGACCTTGGTGCGTTTGTCCACCAGAATACTCATGTGAATTCCTCGTCTGCTGTCCGGGTAACGGGATCAGGCGCTGACCGCGCCGACCACCTTGTCTGCGCCGTCGGTAAGATCGTCGGCGGGGATGATGTCGAGGCCGCTCTCGGCCAGTAGCCGCTTGCCCTGCTCGACGTTGGTGCCCTCGAGCCGCACCACCACCGGCACGTTCACGCCCACCTCCTTGACGGCGGCGATCACGCCCTCGGCGATCATGTCGCAGCGGACGATGCCGCCGAAGATGTTCACCAGGATGCCCTGCACGTCGGGACTGGCGGAGATGATCTTGAACGCCTCGGTGACGCGCTCCTTGTTGGTGCCGCCACCGACGTCGAGGAAGTTGGCGGGCTCGCCACCGTGGAGCTTGATCACGTCCATCGTCGCCATGGCGAGGCCGGCGCCGTTGACCATGCAGCCGATATTGCCGTCGAGGGTGATGTAGTTGAGCCCGTGTTCGGCGGCCTGGACCTCGGTCTCGTCTTCCTGGCTGAGATCGCGCATATCGGCGATCTCGGGCTGGCGGTTGATCTCGATGGCGTTGTCATCGACGTTGATCTT
The Spiribacter vilamensis DNA segment above includes these coding regions:
- a CDS encoding NAD+ synthase translates to MNDRLRFAMAQLNLLVGDVAGNTDAVIEAATEARDRLGARLVCFPELTLTGYPPDDLLLRSDFITAVEEGLERIATATRGITVIVGAPQLADGHLYNAACVIRDGAVVDHYAKQELPTYGVFDDLRYFTPGTSPCVVDVDGCRVGVTICEDAWHRGPVNQAADAGADVVVNLNASPFDHYKSAARESVLRDRVAETGLPILYCNMAGGQDEVVYDGGSCAFDGEGDLMARAPHFDTGLYPVDMERIHGRWTPLEGAIEPSLSAEAVVYEALVWGVRDYVEKNGFPSVVIGLSGGIDSALVTCVAADALGPERVHCLMMPTRYTADMSRTDAAALAEALGVRYDTVPIESVFDGFRETLEPIFGDRPADVTEENLQSRIRGTLLMAVSNKLGGLVLAPGNKSEMAVGYSTLYGDMVGGFSPLKDIFKTEAYRLAAYRNAQEPVIPERILTRAPSAELAPDQKDSDSLPDYAELDSILAGYVEDDAGIDDLVAQGHDRETVLKVVKLLHRNEYKRRQSAPGVKVTTKAFGRDRRYPITSGFGRQSH
- the sucD gene encoding succinate--CoA ligase subunit alpha, translated to MSILVDKRTKVIVQGFTGKQGTFHAEQCIAYGTNIVGGTTPGRGGETHLDRPVFNTVRDAVDGTGADASMIYVPAAFAADAILEAAEAGIKVIACITEGIPVLDMLKVKAALDFYDATLIGPNCPGIITPDQCKIGIMPGHIHMAGSIGIVSRSGTLTYEAVKQTTDIGMGQSTCVGIGGDPIQGMSFVDVISRFEADRHTKGIVMVGEIGGTAEEEAAEYIQAHVRKPVVAYIAGVTAPPGKRMGHAGAIISGGKGTADDKFGALERAGVATVRSPAEIGQRVSDAFTG